Proteins from one Candidatus Auribacterota bacterium genomic window:
- a CDS encoding V-type ATP synthase subunit E family protein, which yields MKKAVEQIQKAVVEEAKAEAAHILHEANKEMERLLEDSRREEEHRAEAHLREEKARMELAALREISRAQLKARLACLDARNRVLECIFSRAMDEALQLPPARYREILRRWLGELETSAGGDILPAARDAEALAGLIGEMNPSRDAGSRLTLSRERSRFLSGFIFSTPRYEVTKSLEAWMEEQKRSMAPWLEKELFGEAGNAHAD from the coding sequence ATGAAGAAGGCCGTGGAACAGATACAGAAGGCAGTGGTGGAGGAAGCCAAGGCTGAGGCGGCCCACATCCTCCACGAGGCGAACAAAGAGATGGAGCGGCTTCTCGAGGACTCCAGGAGAGAAGAGGAGCATAGGGCCGAGGCCCATCTCCGCGAGGAGAAGGCGCGCATGGAGCTGGCGGCGCTGAGGGAGATATCCCGCGCCCAGCTCAAGGCGAGGCTCGCCTGCCTCGACGCGCGCAACAGGGTGCTCGAGTGCATTTTCTCCCGGGCAATGGATGAGGCGCTCCAGCTTCCCCCCGCGCGCTACCGGGAAATTCTGCGCCGGTGGCTGGGCGAGCTTGAGACATCCGCTGGAGGGGATATCCTCCCCGCCGCGCGCGACGCGGAGGCTCTCGCCGGCCTAATCGGCGAGATGAACCCATCGCGGGACGCGGGCTCGCGGCTGACGCTTTCCCGCGAGAGGTCCCGCTTCCTGAGTGGATTCATTTTCAGCACTCCGCGCTACGAGGTGACGAAGTCTCTGGAGGCATGGATGGAGGAGCAGAAACGCAGTATGGCTCCCTGGCTTGAGAAGGAGCTGTTTGGAGAGGCGGGCAATGCCCACGCTGATTAA
- a CDS encoding V-type ATP synthase subunit K, with protein MTELLRHYFLQSGYAWAIAGAMAAVMLGGVGSAKGIRIAGAQAGGVLSEQPELFGKLLVLIALPGTQGFYGFICAIMIAMRSGLIAGKVEMTPTVGLSLFFIGLCTGIVEWQSAISQGEASAAAINLTAKKPDESGRAILLPALVETYAVIALLAAILMILWVTKPDLIVTMGPVAK; from the coding sequence ATGACTGAGTTACTACGTCACTATTTTTTACAGTCCGGCTACGCATGGGCGATTGCCGGGGCGATGGCGGCGGTAATGCTCGGGGGGGTGGGGAGCGCTAAGGGCATCAGGATCGCGGGGGCGCAGGCGGGCGGCGTCCTTTCGGAGCAGCCGGAGCTCTTCGGGAAGCTCCTCGTCCTCATCGCGTTGCCCGGCACGCAGGGGTTTTACGGCTTCATCTGCGCGATCATGATTGCCATGCGCAGCGGGTTGATCGCGGGGAAGGTGGAGATGACGCCGACGGTCGGGCTCAGCCTGTTTTTTATAGGGCTCTGCACGGGCATCGTGGAGTGGCAGAGCGCGATTTCCCAGGGAGAGGCCTCCGCAGCGGCGATCAACCTCACCGCGAAGAAGCCCGATGAGAGCGGCAGGGCCATCCTCCTGCCGGCGCTGGTAGAAACCTACGCGGTCATAGCGCTCCTCGCGGCGATTTTGATGATTCTCTGGGTCACCAAGCCGGACCTGATCGTCACAATGGGCCCTGTCGCAAAATGA